Part of the Jatrophihabitans sp. GAS493 genome, CTGGGCGGCGACGCCGAGATCGTGAGTGATCATCAGGACGCTGCAACCGATCTCGTCCCGCAGCGAACGGAGCAGCGTGAGTACCTGGGCCTGGACGGTTACGTCGAGCGCCGTGGTCGGCTCGTCGGCGATCACCAGTGAGGGTCCGCCGGCGACCGCCATCGCGATCATCACACGCTGCCGAAGACCACCGGAGAGTTCGTGCGGATAGGCCGCCAGTCGCTGCTTGGGCTCCGGGATGCCTACCGCCGTCAGCAGCCGCAACGCCTCCTTCTCGCTGCCGGCCGCCTCCGCTACCTGACGCCCCACGCGCATGGTCGGGTTGAGCGAGGTCATCGGATCCTGAAACACGGCACCGAGGTGCAGCTTGCGCATTTCCCGCCACTTGGCGTCGGAGGCCTGAGCCATATCCGTGCCACGAACCAGGACCCGGCCGGTGATGGTCGCCCGGTGATCATGCAGGCCGAGCAGTGAGAGCCCGAGAACGCTCTTGCCGGATCCGGACTCACCAACCAGCCCGAGAATCTCACCTCTACGAATCTGAAGGCTCACTCCGCGTAACGCGAAGATGTCACGTCCCGCTCTGCGGAACGTGACATTAAGATCCTCAGTGGCCGCCACGATGTCGTCGTCGGCGACCGGGGCCGGAGTGGTTTCGAACGTGGGGGCTGTTGTGGTCACCCGCGTCCCCTCTCTCTTCGCCGTAGGCAGAACCTGCGCTGTGCTGGCACGACGATGCGGAATATCTGTCGTTCGACAAACAGTAGGGCTCGCTACGTGAACGGAAGCTACTCTCATGTAACAATTTCGTTTCCAGGATGGACAGATCCACCCGTCTGATCGCTTCGGGGCCTTACAGCGACCGATACCTGTGTAAGGATCGATCACATGACAGGTATCGGCAGCGGAGCGGGACGCCCGAGACATGCCCCAGTGCAGCGCGAAGGAAGCACCGGGCGCGAACAGATTCTGGACGCGGCCTCCGAACTCTTCAGCGAGTGGGGCTATGGCGCCGCTTCGACACGACGAATCGCCGAAGCAGTAGGGGTAAAGCAAGCGTCCATCTACTACCACTTCAGTAACAAGCAGGAGATTCTTGCCAGTCTGTTGGCCGGCACCGTACGACCGTCTCTGGACTTCAGTCGTCGCCTCGCCCGCACCCACGAGCCGGCCCACGTGCAGCTCTATGCGTTGACGCATTTCGATGTCGAACTCCTCAGCTCGGGCAAGTGGAACGTCGGCGCCCTTTACACGCTCCCCGAACTACGCGCGGAGCAGTTCGCCCCGTTCCGCCACGAGCGCGAGCTGCTTCGACGGGCGTACGGACGGCGAGTCGAGAGTGGCGCGACCAGTGGATCGTTCTGCCTAGACGACGCCGACGTCGCCACCTCACTGGTCTTCGCCCTGGCCGAGAGCGTCATCGCTCGACGAGCGGATGGACGTCGGCCGCATCCCGATCTCCCCGATCTGGTCGCTACCGCCGCATTGCGACTGCTGCACTGCGAAGTGGACGACCTCGCAACCGCCGCCGTCGAATGCAAGCGGATGCGAGCACTCGCTCCACCGATTCCGAAGTAACTTCGGCGCCGTCTCGGATCAATCGCCCTATAAACACGGCACAATCCTGGATCACCATCGATCCCGTTTGCGGTGGCTGTCTCGGGGACTTGCGGTGGTTGTCTCGGCGATCTGCGGTAGCTGTCTCGGCGACGATCAGACCACACCCTCCGGGGCGGGCAGATGGTCTTCACAACATGCCTTATTTCACAGGGCATTCGCTTGCGCGACTATTCGAACCGATGTATTATTAGTGCATGGACGATGACTCACGCGACCCCGCGGATGGTGCTCTGCCGCCTCCGGAGTGGAGCGCCGCATCGCTGCCTCAGGGTGATGCGGTCGAGCTGGGTGAGCCGTTCTGTGATGAGAGCATCGCGGGTTTACTTGATGATTCGGCCGCCGGGTCGGTTTCGACGTCGGGGTCGTTGTCAGTGTTGCATGGGTCACCGACAACGGTCCTGGATGTCCTGGCTGCTCCTGACGCGTTTGCCCGGCACTTCGCGCACAGCGACCCTGACCCCGCCGATCTGGCCCTGCTGAGCATCCTCGATCCGTGTTCGCTCTCCCCGGCCGGACGAATCGATCTCCTCACTGCGCTGCGCCGGCAGTCGGGGGCGGTGACGGCGGCCATCACTGAAGACATAGCGGTGGTGCAGGAACGCCTCACCGAGGGTGTGCCGTCCCAGGAGATGGGGCGCGAGTGCGCCAACGCGGAGATCTCGACGGCGTTGATGATCTCCCCACGGGTCGCCGCGAACGAACTGTCCCGGGCCGCGCAGCTGGTGACGAAGCTCCCCGGCGCGCTGGACCTGCTCAAGCGGGGTGTCATCACCGAGCGTCACACCACGGTCCTGGCCCGGGAGACCATCGGCATCACGGATCGGTCGGTGCTGGCTGCGGTCGAGAAATCCGTACTCCCGCGGGCCGCGGATCAGACCCCCCAGCTATTCGCGAGATCCGTCAAACGTGCCGTGTTGAAACACAACCGGGTCACCGCCGAGCAGCAACACCAGGACGCCTTGGCTAAACGAACGGTGGAGCACACGCCGCGACCGGACGGGATGGCCGAGATCTGGGCACTCCTGCCCGCCGAAGACGCTGCCGCCGTGATGACCGCGGTACGTGCCCTCGGGTGGCACAAGCATGCCGAGGATTCCCGCACCGCCGACCAGCGTCGCGCCGACGCGTTCAGCACCGTCTTCGTGGATGCACTGAACACCCCCGGTCGGGTGCCGACCCAGCATGGCCTGCGTCCCAGCATCCAGGTCACCGTCGCGGTCACCACCCTGATGGGAGCCAACGACCTCCCAGGCGAACTCGACGGACACGGACCGATCCCAGCGTCCGTCGCCCGGCGGATCGCCGCCGACCCGACCGGCACCTGGCGGCGGTTACTTACCGAGCCCGCCACCGGGGAACTGCTGGAATACGGACGGACCAGATACACACCGCCCCAGGATCTCGCCGACTTCGTCATAGCGCGGGACCAAATCTGCTCATTCCCGACCTGCAACGTCTCAGCAAAGCAGTCTGACCTCGACCACCGGGTCCCGTTCCCGCAGGGCCCAACCAACAAAGCCAACATCGACCCGAAATGCCGACGCCACCACTGTCTCAAACACCAAACCCACTGGCAGACCACGGTAACCCGCGACGCAACCGGGACACACTACGAATGGCGATCACCCACCGGCCACATCTACCGCAACCACACACCACCAATCGCCGACCCCGACGCCAACGACTGGGAGTTCCGCGGCGCCGGCAGCTACGGTCCACCTGCCGACTCCCCGGAATACGACAACCCGGAATACGACGACCCGGCGCCCTTCTAACCGGGTCGAGGCAGCCCCGACCGGGGCTACCGATGTCGATCGAAGTCGACCGCGCTCAGGCCTCGTGTCCCCCAATCGGTGGAGCAGCTTTTCATCTGGTCGCTCCCCCACCTGGAGGACACAGAAGAGCCTTCCGATCAAGCAGATTTGTCTTGTCACCCGGAACGTCCGGAGGCAAATCTCAGGAGGAAGTCATGAACACGAACACCACCCCGCAGAACAACATCCCGCAGAGCACCACCGCCCGGACGACGGGTCGGGCCAAGAAGTCACCGGCATTGATTGCGGTCGTCTCGGCCCTCGGAGTCGCCGCCCTGGCCGGCGTCATCGGCACCCTGATGTTCGCATTCAGTGCCCCCGCCTCCGCTCATCACGACCCCGCCCAGCACAAAGCACCCGCTGCTGCGGTGACACCGGTACGCCCGGCGGCCCCGGGACAGATCACCCCGATTCGCCCGGTGCCGGCGCACCACACAATCTCCCCGGCCAACCCCGCCACCCCGACCAATGCGAAGCCGACAGCCGCGGTGCGCCTGCTGCAGCAACAGCTCGGACAGCTCAACTACTACGAAGGACCAGTCAACGGGGTCATGAATGTCCAGACGGTCCAGGCGATCGAATACCTCCAGCGGGACGCTGGGCTGACCCAGACGGGAACCCTGAACGCCCCGACCGACGTTGCCCTCGCCCACTACCTGGTCGACGGCAACAACCAGATGGCGGGCTGATCTCC contains:
- a CDS encoding TetR/AcrR family transcriptional regulator; translated protein: MTGIGSGAGRPRHAPVQREGSTGREQILDAASELFSEWGYGAASTRRIAEAVGVKQASIYYHFSNKQEILASLLAGTVRPSLDFSRRLARTHEPAHVQLYALTHFDVELLSSGKWNVGALYTLPELRAEQFAPFRHERELLRRAYGRRVESGATSGSFCLDDADVATSLVFALAESVIARRADGRRPHPDLPDLVATAALRLLHCEVDDLATAAVECKRMRALAPPIPK
- a CDS encoding HNH endonuclease signature motif containing protein, encoding MDDDSRDPADGALPPPEWSAASLPQGDAVELGEPFCDESIAGLLDDSAAGSVSTSGSLSVLHGSPTTVLDVLAAPDAFARHFAHSDPDPADLALLSILDPCSLSPAGRIDLLTALRRQSGAVTAAITEDIAVVQERLTEGVPSQEMGRECANAEISTALMISPRVAANELSRAAQLVTKLPGALDLLKRGVITERHTTVLARETIGITDRSVLAAVEKSVLPRAADQTPQLFARSVKRAVLKHNRVTAEQQHQDALAKRTVEHTPRPDGMAEIWALLPAEDAAAVMTAVRALGWHKHAEDSRTADQRRADAFSTVFVDALNTPGRVPTQHGLRPSIQVTVAVTTLMGANDLPGELDGHGPIPASVARRIAADPTGTWRRLLTEPATGELLEYGRTRYTPPQDLADFVIARDQICSFPTCNVSAKQSDLDHRVPFPQGPTNKANIDPKCRRHHCLKHQTHWQTTVTRDATGTHYEWRSPTGHIYRNHTPPIADPDANDWEFRGAGSYGPPADSPEYDNPEYDDPAPF
- a CDS encoding peptidoglycan-binding domain-containing protein — encoded protein: MNTNTTPQNNIPQSTTARTTGRAKKSPALIAVVSALGVAALAGVIGTLMFAFSAPASAHHDPAQHKAPAAAVTPVRPAAPGQITPIRPVPAHHTISPANPATPTNAKPTAAVRLLQQQLGQLNYYEGPVNGVMNVQTVQAIEYLQRDAGLTQTGTLNAPTDVALAHYLVDGNNQMAG